In Sphingobacterium sp. PCS056, the following proteins share a genomic window:
- a CDS encoding SDR family oxidoreductase: MMVSNKVLITGSNGFLGQKLIDRLSKDSSYDTFAISMHENENPNKENYHFQQLDLMNSELLNNYLSEFKPNYIIHTAAITSVEACEADQAKCQKMNVDVVEQLAQYCKQSNAFLVQLSTDFVFDGKNGPYKEEDLAHPLSEYGKSKLRSEQVIHNTGCAYAILRTILVYGINANPKRSNLVLWAKEKLSSKESINVVKDQWRMPTFVDDLAEACILAIKKRVTGVFHISGEEMFTIAEAVYQIADFWKLDKSLIFELTASEINQSENRPQKTGFILSKAKSILGYEPTPFKVSLEIIDQQYGIFR, encoded by the coding sequence ATGATGGTTTCCAACAAAGTGTTAATAACGGGTTCTAATGGTTTTTTAGGACAAAAACTGATTGATCGTCTTAGTAAAGACAGTAGCTACGATACTTTTGCAATCTCTATGCATGAAAATGAGAATCCAAATAAGGAAAATTATCATTTTCAACAATTGGATTTAATGAATTCGGAACTTCTAAATAACTATTTATCAGAATTTAAACCTAACTATATCATACATACTGCGGCTATCACAAGTGTTGAAGCATGTGAAGCTGATCAGGCTAAGTGCCAGAAGATGAATGTTGATGTTGTCGAACAGCTAGCCCAATACTGCAAGCAATCAAATGCTTTTTTAGTACAGTTATCCACAGACTTTGTGTTTGATGGAAAAAATGGTCCTTATAAAGAGGAGGATTTGGCTCATCCATTGAGTGAATATGGGAAGAGCAAGTTACGTTCTGAACAAGTTATCCACAATACGGGATGCGCCTATGCAATTTTAAGAACTATACTAGTATATGGAATAAATGCAAACCCAAAACGCTCTAATTTAGTACTTTGGGCAAAAGAAAAACTATCTAGTAAAGAATCAATAAATGTAGTAAAAGATCAGTGGCGTATGCCAACTTTTGTTGATGACTTGGCAGAGGCATGTATTTTAGCAATTAAAAAACGTGTAACTGGGGTTTTCCACATTAGCGGAGAAGAAATGTTTACAATTGCAGAAGCTGTTTACCAAATTGCGGATTTTTGGAAACTGGATAAATCTTTAATTTTTGAATTAACAGCTTCAGAAATCAATCAATCCGAAAATCGTCCTCAGAAAACTGGTTTTATATTATCAAAAGCAAAATCAATCTTAGGTTATGAACCGACTCCCTTCAAAGTGAGTTTAGAAATAATTGATCAACAATACGGAATCTTCCGTTAA
- the gldC gene encoding gliding motility protein GldC has translation MKKAEIKLQIELDETNVPNTITWSSNDGESSDELPAKAMFLALWDSAYKNSMRIDLWTKDMPYDEMKRFFYETLQTLGDSFLRSSGGDPMAEKVIADLRDYCAHFADKMEVLEQQN, from the coding sequence ATGAAAAAAGCAGAAATAAAATTACAGATTGAATTGGACGAAACCAATGTTCCAAATACAATAACTTGGTCTTCAAATGATGGTGAATCTTCTGATGAACTACCTGCAAAAGCCATGTTTTTAGCATTATGGGATTCAGCATATAAAAATTCAATGCGTATCGATTTGTGGACAAAAGATATGCCTTATGATGAAATGAAACGTTTTTTTTACGAAACATTACAAACATTAGGTGATTCATTTCTTCGTTCTTCTGGAGGAGATCCTATGGCAGAGAAAGTCATCGCTGATTTACGTGACTACTGTGCACATTTTGCGGATAAAATGGAAGTATTAGAGCAACAAAACTAA
- a CDS encoding lipoprotein signal peptidase, translating to MKGYTKPVILIILVLLIDQISKLWVKLNMTIGQSYEVIGKFVQIHFIENNGMAYGMEFGGEFGKLMLTLFRIIAVGAIGYGLHYMVQKKYNRGFILNIALIFAGALGNIIDSTFYGLIFSESTWYDKATLFPSGGGYATIFHGKVVDMLYFPLIEGTFPSWLPIWGGQEFLFFRPVFNIADSAISVGVILILLFQKKYFKEEKEEKTSIHSEIVED from the coding sequence ATGAAAGGCTATACTAAACCCGTAATTTTAATAATTCTAGTTCTTTTAATTGACCAAATATCAAAACTATGGGTTAAATTAAATATGACCATCGGTCAAAGCTATGAAGTGATTGGTAAATTTGTACAAATTCATTTCATAGAAAACAATGGGATGGCGTATGGAATGGAATTTGGTGGAGAATTTGGAAAACTCATGCTTACTCTTTTTCGTATTATCGCTGTTGGAGCAATCGGCTATGGTCTACATTACATGGTTCAAAAGAAATATAATCGAGGATTTATTCTCAATATTGCTTTAATATTTGCAGGAGCACTTGGGAATATAATTGATTCTACTTTCTACGGTTTAATCTTTAGTGAAAGTACTTGGTATGACAAAGCGACCTTATTCCCTTCGGGTGGTGGTTATGCAACTATTTTTCATGGAAAAGTAGTGGACATGCTTTATTTTCCGCTTATTGAAGGTACCTTTCCCTCTTGGCTACCAATTTGGGGTGGTCAGGAATTTTTATTTTTCCGACCTGTATTTAACATCGCTGATTCTGCAATATCGGTGGGCGTAATTCTGATTCTACTTTTTCAAAAAAAATACTTTAAAGAAGAAAAAGAAGAAAAAACAAGTATCCATAGTGAAATTGTAGAAGATTAA
- a CDS encoding M20/M25/M40 family metallo-hydrolase has protein sequence MKLEMKWAILALLTIFSLPSIAQYSNPDLVKKHIHYLASDKMKGRGTGSKEVFKAADYIEKYFKKLKLQPLGEKGFRQSFEAKVWKVKVSDSIRKADNIIAFLDNGAPLTIVIGAHYDHLGTGHQGSSKDSLGVGKIHNGADDNASGVAGLLELARYYSTNNIKENHNFLFIAFGAEELGLIGSKYFTEHPTLPLDKITGMLNMDMIGRLNPEQGVAVIGYGTSKKWPEIFEGIAPKIKFYTGHDGNGGSDQTSFYKKNIPVLFFHTGGHPDYHMPTDDPDKINYTGLNGIIDFEVMVINNMLKQSGKLEFQFTN, from the coding sequence ATGAAATTAGAAATGAAATGGGCAATATTGGCACTTCTAACTATTTTTAGTTTACCCAGCATTGCTCAATATAGCAATCCAGATTTAGTAAAAAAACATATTCATTACCTTGCAAGTGATAAAATGAAAGGTCGAGGTACAGGTAGTAAAGAAGTCTTTAAGGCAGCTGACTATATCGAAAAATATTTTAAAAAACTTAAACTACAACCGCTAGGTGAAAAAGGATTTCGTCAATCGTTTGAAGCTAAAGTCTGGAAAGTTAAAGTGAGTGACAGCATTCGTAAGGCAGATAATATCATTGCATTTTTAGATAATGGTGCACCGCTTACTATTGTTATTGGCGCTCATTATGATCATTTAGGAACTGGTCATCAAGGAAGTTCAAAAGATTCGTTAGGTGTTGGTAAAATACATAACGGAGCTGATGATAATGCTTCTGGAGTAGCTGGTTTATTGGAGTTAGCACGCTACTATAGCACAAATAATATAAAGGAAAATCATAATTTTCTATTTATTGCATTCGGTGCAGAAGAATTAGGATTAATAGGATCCAAATATTTTACCGAACACCCTACCCTACCCTTAGATAAGATAACTGGCATGTTGAACATGGATATGATCGGAAGATTAAATCCTGAACAGGGTGTTGCTGTAATCGGATATGGTACAAGTAAAAAGTGGCCAGAAATCTTTGAAGGCATTGCTCCAAAGATTAAGTTCTATACAGGTCATGACGGAAATGGTGGTTCAGATCAAACCTCTTTCTACAAAAAAAATATTCCTGTTTTGTTTTTCCACACCGGTGGTCACCCAGATTATCATATGCCAACAGATGACCCAGATAAAATTAATTACACTGGATTGAATGGTATCATTGATTTCGAAGTCATGGTTATCAACAATATGTTAAAACAAAGTGGAAAACTAGAATTTCAATTCACAAATTAA
- a CDS encoding EVE domain-containing protein, producing the protein MNYFLVKSEPFKYSWEQFNKDGQTFWDGVRNYQARNNLKAMKEGDLVLFYHSNEGKEVVGIAKVVKEYYQDPTTEDPKWVVVDLAPVETFKKSVTLEQIKADEFLQDVALVRQGRLSVMPLKAEEFDRIVALGSE; encoded by the coding sequence ATGAATTACTTTTTGGTCAAATCAGAACCCTTTAAATACAGTTGGGAACAATTTAACAAGGATGGTCAAACCTTTTGGGATGGTGTACGTAATTATCAAGCACGTAATAATCTCAAAGCAATGAAAGAAGGTGATCTTGTTTTATTCTACCATAGTAATGAGGGCAAAGAAGTAGTAGGTATAGCAAAAGTTGTAAAAGAATATTATCAGGATCCCACAACTGAAGATCCGAAATGGGTTGTTGTTGATTTAGCTCCAGTCGAAACATTCAAAAAATCGGTCACTCTTGAACAGATAAAAGCTGATGAATTTCTTCAAGATGTTGCTTTAGTTCGTCAAGGAAGATTATCAGTGATGCCACTAAAAGCCGAAGAGTTTGATCGTATAGTCGCATTAGGGAGTGAGTAA
- a CDS encoding TraR/DksA family transcriptional regulator: protein MATNNEKTRYSDSELQEFKSIILEKLRIAKEELSALTASLNNSDANGTDDTAGTYKTLEDGSATLEKEQTNQLAARQRKFIDNLDAALVRIENKTYGICRETGKLIQKERLKAVPHTTLSIEAKNKQY, encoded by the coding sequence ATGGCAACTAATAACGAAAAGACACGCTATAGCGATTCAGAGCTACAAGAATTTAAAAGCATTATTTTAGAAAAATTAAGAATAGCAAAAGAAGAACTTTCAGCATTGACTGCCTCACTTAACAATAGTGATGCAAATGGTACAGATGATACTGCAGGAACCTATAAAACACTAGAAGATGGTTCTGCGACTTTGGAAAAAGAACAAACAAATCAATTAGCAGCGCGTCAACGAAAATTTATAGACAATTTGGATGCAGCTTTAGTGCGTATTGAAAATAAAACATATGGTATCTGTAGAGAGACCGGAAAATTGATTCAAAAGGAAAGATTGAAAGCTGTCCCGCACACTACATTAAGTATTGAAGCTAAGAATAAGCAGTATTAA
- a CDS encoding acyl-CoA thioesterase, whose product MKDKCAKESTTVMNELVLPNDTNTFGNLMGGRLLYWMDICSAMAAQKHCNSPVVTVSVDNVSFKRSIRLGEVVTIEAKVTRAFNTSIEVRMEVFAQNLPLGTKEKSNEAYYTFVAIDEHAKPQPIPKVIPETELEHRLYDEAMRRRELRLILSGKLDPSKATELKNLVNLFDHKG is encoded by the coding sequence ATGAAGGATAAATGTGCAAAAGAATCGACTACAGTAATGAATGAATTGGTATTGCCAAACGATACCAACACTTTTGGAAATTTGATGGGTGGTAGGTTGTTGTATTGGATGGATATCTGTTCGGCTATGGCTGCTCAGAAACATTGTAACAGTCCAGTAGTGACGGTATCTGTTGATAACGTATCGTTCAAAAGATCTATTCGATTAGGAGAAGTGGTTACTATTGAGGCTAAAGTGACACGTGCTTTTAATACTTCAATAGAAGTAAGAATGGAAGTATTTGCTCAAAACTTACCTTTGGGTACTAAAGAGAAATCCAACGAAGCATATTACACTTTTGTAGCTATAGATGAACATGCGAAACCGCAACCTATTCCAAAAGTTATTCCTGAAACGGAATTGGAACATAGACTCTATGACGAAGCCATGAGACGCCGTGAGTTGCGCTTAATCTTAAGTGGTAAACTAGACCCTAGTAAAGCGACAGAATTGAAAAACCTAGTCAATCTATTTGATCATAAAGGTTAA
- the ileS gene encoding isoleucine--tRNA ligase, with translation MYKEYKQLNLPEIGKEILTRWEQEKIFEKSITNRPGNKPYTFYEGPPSANGMPGIHHVMGRTIKDIFCRYKTLKGFQVKRKGGWDTHGLPIELAVEKKLGITKEDIGKKITVEEYNDACRTEVMKYTDVWNDLTTKMGYWVDLENPYVTYENKYIETLWYLLKEFYKKGLLYKGYTIQPYSPAAGTGLSSHELNQPGTYKDVKDTTIVAQFRLINNQLHPAIGTLVEDTAEDVAFIAWTTTPWTLPSNTALIVGKKISYVKIKTFNQYTGAPVSVILAKDLISKHFKAEGKDASFQDYKLGDKVIPWEVAATVTGEELVGLRYEQLMPYITSDELQERAFRVIPGDFVTTEDGTGIVHAAPTYGADDFRVAKEQGVPGILIKDENGKEVPTVDRTGRFVKEITDFAGRFVKEEYYSDAERADKDFRPTDVLIAIKLKEDNKAFDVKKYEHTYPHCWRTDKPVLYYPLDSWFIKSTAVKNDLVALNKTINWKPEATGTGRFGNWLENLVDWNLSRSRYWGTPLPIWRSEDENEEICVGSMPELKSLLEASLISDVLSEKEKETNKSYLDKFGTEQLDLHRPYVDDIILVSDAGQKLFREPDLIDVWFDSGAMPYAQWGLDYEKLANGEALPFKDGYKEAFPADFIAEGVDQTRGWFFTLHAISTMLQKSVAFKNVVSNGLVLDKNGNKMSKRLGNGIDPFATLDKYSADATRWYMISNASPWDNLKFNEEGLDEVRRKFFGTLYNTYAFFALYANIDKFSYAEADIELANRPEIDRWVISLLNSLTKEVDEYYAEFEPTKAARAIQNFVDEHLSNWYVRLCRRRFWKGEYSEDKISAYQTLFTCLDTIAKLMSPISPFFSDQLYLDLNNTTGKETFESVHLANFPIYHEQLVDKDLEERMSLAQDISSLTLSLRKKVGINVRQPLNKILLPVLDNSFQERVEKVKDLILSETNIKDIQFITDTTGIIKKKIKPNFKALGSKVGKDMKLVSAKINALSMEEVAKLERDGEIMLADTPYTIQLTDVEIIAEDVAGWQVANLAKLTVALDIHISDELRQEGLSRELVNRIQNLRKDKGFEVTDRIVVFVSKDADIEQATNKNLSYICTEILADSLRFEESLTTGDNIDIDGKELNVLIEKI, from the coding sequence ATGTATAAAGAATATAAGCAGCTTAATTTGCCGGAAATAGGCAAAGAAATATTGACCCGTTGGGAACAGGAAAAAATATTCGAAAAAAGTATCACAAACCGTCCAGGAAATAAACCTTACACATTTTATGAAGGCCCTCCTTCGGCTAATGGTATGCCCGGTATTCACCATGTGATGGGTCGTACGATTAAGGATATCTTCTGCCGTTACAAAACTCTAAAAGGATTTCAAGTAAAACGTAAGGGTGGATGGGATACTCATGGGCTTCCAATCGAACTTGCTGTCGAAAAGAAATTGGGGATTACAAAAGAAGACATCGGTAAAAAAATAACTGTAGAAGAATACAATGATGCCTGTCGTACGGAGGTCATGAAATATACTGATGTATGGAATGATCTGACTACTAAAATGGGTTATTGGGTAGATCTTGAAAACCCATATGTGACATATGAAAATAAGTATATCGAAACACTCTGGTACCTTTTAAAAGAATTTTACAAAAAAGGCCTTCTCTATAAAGGGTACACTATACAGCCTTACTCCCCTGCTGCAGGTACAGGATTGAGTTCGCATGAATTAAATCAGCCCGGTACTTACAAAGATGTGAAGGATACTACTATTGTTGCTCAATTTAGACTCATCAACAATCAATTACATCCAGCAATCGGTACTCTGGTAGAAGATACAGCCGAGGATGTAGCTTTCATCGCATGGACGACTACACCTTGGACACTTCCGTCCAATACTGCTTTGATTGTTGGGAAAAAAATCTCTTACGTAAAAATTAAAACTTTCAATCAATATACAGGTGCACCAGTTTCTGTTATACTGGCAAAAGATTTAATTTCAAAACATTTCAAGGCTGAAGGAAAAGACGCTTCGTTTCAAGATTATAAATTAGGGGATAAAGTTATCCCTTGGGAAGTGGCCGCAACTGTTACTGGTGAGGAGCTTGTTGGTCTACGTTATGAGCAATTAATGCCCTATATTACTTCAGATGAACTGCAAGAAAGGGCTTTCCGTGTAATCCCAGGTGATTTTGTAACTACAGAAGATGGTACGGGTATCGTACATGCTGCTCCTACTTATGGTGCAGATGACTTTAGAGTAGCTAAAGAACAAGGTGTACCCGGAATTTTGATTAAGGATGAAAATGGAAAAGAGGTTCCAACAGTAGATCGTACTGGTCGTTTTGTAAAAGAAATTACTGACTTTGCTGGTCGTTTTGTGAAAGAAGAATATTATTCGGATGCTGAACGTGCTGATAAAGATTTCCGTCCTACTGATGTACTCATTGCAATTAAACTAAAAGAAGACAACAAGGCTTTTGATGTCAAAAAATATGAACATACATACCCACACTGCTGGCGTACAGATAAACCGGTTCTATACTATCCATTGGATAGCTGGTTTATTAAATCTACAGCAGTTAAAAATGATCTAGTTGCTCTTAATAAAACTATTAATTGGAAACCTGAGGCAACTGGCACAGGGCGTTTTGGTAATTGGTTAGAAAATTTAGTTGACTGGAACTTATCACGTTCTCGTTACTGGGGTACTCCACTTCCAATCTGGCGTTCTGAAGATGAAAATGAAGAAATATGTGTAGGCTCTATGCCTGAATTAAAATCTTTATTAGAGGCTTCTTTAATATCAGATGTTTTATCAGAAAAAGAAAAAGAAACAAACAAATCATATTTAGATAAATTCGGTACGGAGCAACTTGACTTACACCGTCCATATGTAGACGATATCATCTTGGTATCCGATGCTGGTCAAAAATTATTCCGTGAACCAGACTTAATCGATGTTTGGTTTGATTCTGGTGCTATGCCTTATGCACAATGGGGTCTGGATTATGAAAAATTAGCAAATGGAGAAGCGCTACCTTTCAAAGATGGATATAAAGAAGCATTTCCTGCAGATTTCATTGCTGAAGGTGTGGATCAAACACGTGGTTGGTTCTTCACACTTCATGCGATATCCACGATGCTTCAAAAATCTGTTGCTTTTAAGAATGTGGTATCTAATGGTTTGGTTTTAGACAAAAACGGTAATAAAATGTCTAAACGTCTTGGTAATGGTATTGATCCATTTGCAACGTTAGATAAATATAGTGCTGATGCTACTCGTTGGTATATGATCAGTAATGCATCTCCGTGGGATAACTTAAAGTTTAACGAAGAGGGATTGGACGAGGTACGTCGTAAGTTTTTTGGGACTTTATATAATACATATGCTTTCTTTGCTTTATATGCGAATATTGATAAATTCAGTTATGCGGAAGCAGATATCGAGCTAGCGAATCGTCCTGAAATCGATCGTTGGGTAATTTCATTATTAAATAGTTTAACGAAAGAGGTAGATGAGTATTATGCAGAATTCGAACCTACAAAAGCCGCTCGTGCAATACAAAATTTTGTTGATGAGCATCTAAGTAATTGGTATGTTCGTCTTTGCAGACGTCGCTTTTGGAAGGGCGAATATTCGGAAGATAAAATATCTGCCTACCAAACACTTTTTACTTGTCTGGATACCATTGCAAAGTTAATGTCTCCGATATCTCCTTTCTTTTCAGATCAATTATACTTGGATCTGAATAACACAACAGGAAAAGAAACTTTTGAATCTGTACATTTAGCTAATTTCCCAATATATCACGAGCAATTGGTTGATAAAGATTTGGAAGAACGCATGTCCTTGGCTCAAGATATCTCATCATTGACGCTGTCACTGCGCAAAAAAGTAGGCATCAATGTTAGACAGCCATTAAATAAAATATTACTTCCAGTATTAGATAATAGTTTCCAAGAGCGGGTTGAAAAGGTAAAAGATTTGATACTTTCGGAGACTAATATCAAAGATATTCAATTCATTACGGATACTACAGGTATCATCAAGAAAAAAATAAAGCCAAATTTCAAAGCTCTTGGCTCGAAAGTTGGTAAAGACATGAAGTTAGTGTCTGCAAAAATCAATGCGCTTTCTATGGAAGAGGTTGCGAAATTGGAACGCGATGGCGAAATAATGTTAGCCGATACGCCGTATACGATCCAATTAACTGATGTAGAAATTATAGCAGAAGATGTTGCGGGATGGCAGGTCGCTAATTTAGCTAAATTAACCGTTGCGCTAGATATTCATATTTCTGACGAATTAAGACAAGAAGGATTGTCTCGAGAGTTGGTTAACCGTATCCAAAACCTAAGAAAAGATAAGGGTTTTGAAGTTACTGACCGTATCGTTGTTTTCGTTAGTAAAGATGCTGATATTGAGCAAGCCACGAATAAAAATTTATCTTATATTTGTACCGAAATTCTAGCGGATTCATTGAGATTCGAAGAATCACTAACCACTGGAGATAACATTGATATCGATGGTAAGGAATTGAATGTTTTAATCGAAAAAATTTAA
- a CDS encoding DEAD/DEAH box helicase translates to MQQTFENFKLNKQLLNAIEEAGYSVPTEIQEKTITPILAGQDIMGVAQTGTGKTAAFVLPILMKLKYAQGQDARALILSPTRELAMQIEENIQTFSKYLDLRTVVLYGGLGPKTQIENLEKGVDIIVATPGRFLDLYLEGHINVKSLKFLVMDEADKMMDMGFISKLHRILEVVPRKRQNLLFSATMSELVRKIAGDFLAFPTIVEVSEQATPASTVSQRVYFVPNQKTKLNLLQHLLKDDESFHRLIVFCKTRTVADNVFAFLERKYGKDQVRVIHANKGQNTRINSINAFKEGNIRILVATDVAARGLDVTNVSHVINFEVPIVTEDYVHRIGRTGRAFNSGDAITFCNDAEKHYFRKIEKLMRQSVDVAPLPDEVFVEETPYFERQIIAKEIDNQKRKDDPDFKGAFHEKKFVIKQKEAKASQRASGFKSNKKGPKTSTKRNYRTK, encoded by the coding sequence ATGCAGCAAACATTTGAAAATTTTAAATTGAATAAGCAGCTTTTGAACGCAATTGAAGAGGCAGGTTATTCGGTTCCAACAGAAATACAAGAAAAAACGATTACACCAATTCTTGCTGGTCAAGATATCATGGGAGTAGCACAAACTGGCACTGGGAAGACTGCTGCATTTGTCTTACCTATATTAATGAAATTGAAATATGCACAGGGGCAAGATGCACGTGCATTGATTTTGTCGCCAACACGAGAACTTGCGATGCAAATCGAGGAAAATATTCAAACATTTTCTAAATACCTTGATTTACGTACGGTAGTATTATACGGCGGATTAGGACCTAAAACCCAAATTGAAAATCTTGAAAAAGGAGTAGATATCATTGTAGCTACACCAGGTCGATTTTTGGACTTATACTTAGAGGGACATATCAACGTAAAATCGTTGAAATTTCTTGTAATGGATGAAGCCGATAAAATGATGGATATGGGGTTTATTTCTAAACTTCACCGTATTTTAGAAGTCGTACCCCGTAAAAGACAGAATTTATTGTTTTCAGCAACAATGAGCGAACTGGTTCGTAAAATTGCTGGTGATTTTTTAGCTTTCCCTACTATTGTGGAAGTTTCTGAACAAGCAACACCAGCCTCCACAGTAAGTCAAAGGGTCTATTTTGTTCCTAATCAAAAGACAAAGTTAAATTTACTACAACATTTATTGAAAGATGATGAGTCATTTCACCGTTTAATTGTTTTTTGTAAAACGAGGACAGTTGCAGATAATGTTTTCGCTTTTTTAGAACGTAAATATGGAAAAGATCAAGTACGTGTCATCCATGCCAACAAAGGTCAGAATACTCGAATTAACTCTATTAATGCGTTTAAAGAAGGAAATATTAGGATCTTAGTAGCCACAGATGTAGCTGCCCGTGGATTAGATGTAACCAATGTGTCCCATGTTATTAATTTCGAAGTACCCATTGTTACAGAAGATTATGTTCATCGTATCGGACGTACCGGACGTGCATTTAATTCTGGCGATGCTATTACTTTTTGTAATGATGCAGAAAAGCATTATTTCAGAAAAATTGAAAAGTTAATGCGCCAATCTGTAGATGTTGCACCTTTACCAGATGAAGTTTTTGTAGAAGAAACTCCTTATTTCGAACGTCAAATCATTGCTAAAGAAATTGACAATCAAAAGCGAAAAGATGATCCAGATTTTAAAGGAGCTTTTCACGAAAAGAAATTTGTGATTAAACAGAAAGAAGCAAAAGCATCACAACGTGCTTCAGGGTTTAAATCCAATAAAAAGGGTCCTAAAACTTCGACTAAAAGAAATTATAGAACGAAATAG
- a CDS encoding HesB/IscA family protein — translation MSTETITEKAPLTLTDGAIKELKKLKDQQEISDDFGLRIGVEGGGCSGMSYILGFDQKKEGDSEYSIAGIRVFMNKAHGLYLAGMEVDFRNGLDARGFTFNNPNASSTCGCGSSFSA, via the coding sequence ATGAGTACAGAGACTATAACAGAGAAAGCTCCTTTAACATTAACTGATGGAGCAATAAAGGAATTAAAAAAGCTGAAAGATCAACAAGAAATTTCAGATGATTTTGGATTACGTATTGGTGTTGAAGGTGGTGGTTGTTCTGGAATGAGCTATATTTTAGGTTTCGACCAGAAAAAAGAAGGGGATAGCGAATACAGTATTGCAGGAATTAGAGTTTTTATGAATAAAGCACACGGTTTATATCTGGCAGGAATGGAAGTTGACTTCAGAAATGGCCTGGATGCGCGTGGATTTACTTTCAATAATCCCAATGCCTCAAGTACATGTGGCTGCGGAAGCTCTTTCTCCGCATAA